The following proteins come from a genomic window of Populus alba chromosome 12, ASM523922v2, whole genome shotgun sequence:
- the LOC118044711 gene encoding elongation factor 1-delta 1 has product MAVAFYDLTSAAGLKKLDDYLLSRSYISGYQASKDDLTVFAALSSAPAAEYVNVSRWYTHIDALLRISGVEAEGCGVVVEGSAPITKEAIATPPSADTKAAADEDDDDDDDDDVDLFGEETEEEKKAAEQRAAAIKASSKKKESGKSSVLLDVKPWDDETDMKKLEEAVRSVEMEGLLWGASKLVPVGYGIKKMTIMLTIIDDLVSVDTLIEERLTVEPINEYVQSCDIVAFNKI; this is encoded by the exons ATGGCAGTCGCTTTCTACGATCTCACCTCAGCCGCTGGCCTCAAGAAGCTCGATGACTATCTCCTTTCCCGCAGTTACATCTCAGG ATACCAAGCCTCCAAGGACGATCTCACTGTTTTTGCAGCATTATCTAGTGCACCAGCAGCTGAATACGTGAATGTGTCTCGGTGGTACACTCATATTGATGCGCTCTTGAGGATCTC TGGTGTAGAAGCTGAAGGTTGTGGAGTTGTTGTTGAGGGATCTGCTCCCATCACAAAGGAGGCAATTGCCACTCCTCCATCTGCTGACACAAAg GCTGCTGCtgatgaggatgatgatgatgatgatgatgatgatgtggaTCTGTTTGGTGAAGAGACCGAGGAGGAAAAGAAGGCTGCTGAACAACGTGCAGCTGCTATTAAGGCTTCTTCAAAGAAGAAAGAGT CTGGCAAGTCATCTGTTTTGTTGGATGTAAAGCCATGGGATGACGAGACTGACATGAAGAAGCTCGAGGAAGCAGTCAGAAGTGTTGAGATGGAAGGTCTGCTTTGGGGAGCAT CCAAGCTTGTACCTGTGGGATATGGCATTAAGAAAATGACAATCATGCTAACAATTATTGATGACTTGGTCTCCGTGGACACTCTTATTGAGGAACGTCTGACAGTCGAACCCATCAACGAGTATGTCCAGAGCTGTGACATCGTGGCCTTCAACAAAATCT aA
- the LOC118044708 gene encoding UPF0235 protein At5g63440 isoform X1, whose amino-acid sequence MPKRTTHTYSSEDAAPDGPDSDLFVYYCKHCGSHVLITDTQLQKMPKRKTDKAYALDKKKHLARLHVDEAGKVVLKRGEGKLEKQFRMNCMGCGLFVCYRAEEDLEFASFIYVIDGALSTVAAETNPQDAPVPPCISQLGGLVQVAIEVEDRAQRSAITRVNADDVRVTVAAPAARGEANNELLEFMGRVCLSITILFFKLVLGLRLSQMTLQRGWNNKSKLLVVEDLSARQVYEKLLEAVQP is encoded by the exons atgcCGAAGAGGACAACGCACACGTACTCAAGCGAGGACGCAGCTCCCGACGGACCAGACTCCGATCTCTTCGTCTACTATTGCAAGCATTGTGGCTCCCACGTCCTCATCACTG ATACGCAATTGCAGAAAATGCCGAAAAGGAAGACTGACAAAGCTTATGCATTGGACAAGAAGAAGCATCTTGCAAGGCTTCACGTTGACGAGGCTGGAAAAGTTGTCTTGAAAAG GGGTGAAGGGAAATTGGAGAAGCAATTTCGAATGAATTGCATGGGCTGTGGGTTGTTTGTTTGCTATCGAGCAGAAGAAGATCTGGAATTTGcttcttttatatatgttataGATGGTGCTCTTAGCACAGTTGCTGCCGAAACAAACCCCCAG GATGCTCCAGTGCCCCCTTGCATATCACAATTAGGAGGACTTGTGCAGGTGGCCATAGAGGTTGAAGACCGTGCACAAAGATCAGCAATAACAA GAGTGAATGCTGATGATGTTCGAGTTACTGTAGCTGCACCTGCTGCCCGTGGAGAAGCTAACAATGAACTTTTGGAATTCATGGGCAGGGTATGCTTGTCCATCACAatcctattttttaaattg GTTTTGGGTCTGAGGTTGAGCCAGATGACTCTTCAAAGAGGATGGAATAACAAATCCAAGCTGCTTGTT GTGGAGGACCTATCTGCTAGACAGGTTTATGAAAAACTACTAGAAGCTGTACAACCCTGA
- the LOC118044708 gene encoding UPF0235 protein At5g63440 isoform X2 — protein sequence MPKRTTHTYSSEDAAPDGPDSDLFVYYCKHCGSHVLITDTQLQKMPKRKTDKAYALDKKKHLARLHVDEAGKVVLKRGEGKLEKQFRMNCMGCGLFVCYRAEEDLEFASFIYVIDGALSTVAAETNPQDAPVPPCISQLGGLVQVAIEVEDRAQRSAITRVNADDVRVTVAAPAARGEANNELLEFMGRVLGLRLSQMTLQRGWNNKSKLLVVEDLSARQVYEKLLEAVQP from the exons atgcCGAAGAGGACAACGCACACGTACTCAAGCGAGGACGCAGCTCCCGACGGACCAGACTCCGATCTCTTCGTCTACTATTGCAAGCATTGTGGCTCCCACGTCCTCATCACTG ATACGCAATTGCAGAAAATGCCGAAAAGGAAGACTGACAAAGCTTATGCATTGGACAAGAAGAAGCATCTTGCAAGGCTTCACGTTGACGAGGCTGGAAAAGTTGTCTTGAAAAG GGGTGAAGGGAAATTGGAGAAGCAATTTCGAATGAATTGCATGGGCTGTGGGTTGTTTGTTTGCTATCGAGCAGAAGAAGATCTGGAATTTGcttcttttatatatgttataGATGGTGCTCTTAGCACAGTTGCTGCCGAAACAAACCCCCAG GATGCTCCAGTGCCCCCTTGCATATCACAATTAGGAGGACTTGTGCAGGTGGCCATAGAGGTTGAAGACCGTGCACAAAGATCAGCAATAACAA GAGTGAATGCTGATGATGTTCGAGTTACTGTAGCTGCACCTGCTGCCCGTGGAGAAGCTAACAATGAACTTTTGGAATTCATGGGCAGG GTTTTGGGTCTGAGGTTGAGCCAGATGACTCTTCAAAGAGGATGGAATAACAAATCCAAGCTGCTTGTT GTGGAGGACCTATCTGCTAGACAGGTTTATGAAAAACTACTAGAAGCTGTACAACCCTGA
- the LOC118044708 gene encoding UPF0235 protein At5g63440 isoform X3, whose amino-acid sequence MPKRKTDKAYALDKKKHLARLHVDEAGKVVLKRGEGKLEKQFRMNCMGCGLFVCYRAEEDLEFASFIYVIDGALSTVAAETNPQDAPVPPCISQLGGLVQVAIEVEDRAQRSAITRVNADDVRVTVAAPAARGEANNELLEFMGRVCLSITILFFKLVLGLRLSQMTLQRGWNNKSKLLVVEDLSARQVYEKLLEAVQP is encoded by the exons ATGCCGAAAAGGAAGACTGACAAAGCTTATGCATTGGACAAGAAGAAGCATCTTGCAAGGCTTCACGTTGACGAGGCTGGAAAAGTTGTCTTGAAAAG GGGTGAAGGGAAATTGGAGAAGCAATTTCGAATGAATTGCATGGGCTGTGGGTTGTTTGTTTGCTATCGAGCAGAAGAAGATCTGGAATTTGcttcttttatatatgttataGATGGTGCTCTTAGCACAGTTGCTGCCGAAACAAACCCCCAG GATGCTCCAGTGCCCCCTTGCATATCACAATTAGGAGGACTTGTGCAGGTGGCCATAGAGGTTGAAGACCGTGCACAAAGATCAGCAATAACAA GAGTGAATGCTGATGATGTTCGAGTTACTGTAGCTGCACCTGCTGCCCGTGGAGAAGCTAACAATGAACTTTTGGAATTCATGGGCAGGGTATGCTTGTCCATCACAatcctattttttaaattg GTTTTGGGTCTGAGGTTGAGCCAGATGACTCTTCAAAGAGGATGGAATAACAAATCCAAGCTGCTTGTT GTGGAGGACCTATCTGCTAGACAGGTTTATGAAAAACTACTAGAAGCTGTACAACCCTGA
- the LOC118044709 gene encoding large ribosomal subunit protein uL22y, whose amino-acid sequence MVKYSREPDNPTKSCKARGSDLRVHFKNTRETAFSIRKLPLGKAKGYLEDVLAHKQAIPFRRFCRGVGRTAQAKNRHSNGQGRWPAKSAKFILDLLKNAESNAEVKGLDVDALYISHIQVNQAQKQRRRTYRAHGRINPYMSSPCHIELTLSEKEEPVKKEADTQIAPRKPKGALRSGASS is encoded by the exons ATG GTGAAGTATTCAAGAGAACCAGATAACCCCACCAAGT CCTGCAAAGCTAGGGGATCTGATCTCCGCGTTCACTTCAAG AATACAAGAGAGACTGCTTTTTCAATCCGGAAATTGCCTTTGGGCAAGGCTAAAGGGTACTTGGAGGATGTTTTGGCACACAAGCAAGCTATTCCATTCCGCCGCTTTTGTCGTGGTGTTGGGCGAACTGCTCAAGCTAAGAACCGCCATTCAAATGGACAAGGGCGGTGGCCTGCTAAATCTGCTAAATTCATCCTTGATTTGCTGAAGAATGCCGAAAGCAATGCTGAG GTAAAAGGTTTGGATGTCGATGCACTTTACATATCACATATCCAAGTCAATCAAGCCCAAAAACAGCGTCGTCGTACTTACCGTGCCCATGGAAGGATCAATC CTTACATGTCATCGCCTTGCCACATTGAGTTGACTTTGTCAGAGAAGGAAGAGCCTGTCAAGAAAGAG gcTGATACTCAGATTGCTCCAAGGAAGCCCAAGGGTGCTCTTCGCAGTGGAGCTTCCTCCTGA
- the LOC118044707 gene encoding SWI/SNF complex component SNF12 homolog produces the protein MNNNSSNPGRSIGVSPSFVNSVAKAQSMHVNHQAPQLLSQSQPQIQSGHPGHFQLSEPQAQVLGHAQYAQAAHAHFQSQIQLANQSIAQLQNVNSGNVGVQSPPVVTPSIASAKKSSHKPPSRPSGGSSNANMASLFKTMELTPAAHRKKRKLHEKEIPEKVASLLPESALYTQLLEFEARADAAMARKKMDIQESLKNPPRVRKTLRVYVFNTFENQMQGANERKNAEPPSWSLKIIGRILEDGKDPVLTGMIQKSYPKFSSYFKKITIYLDQSLYPDNHVILWESTRSPVLHEGFEVKRKGNKEFTARIRLEMNYVPEKFKLSPALSEVLGIEIETRPRILAAIWHYVKSRKLQNPNDPSFFTCDPLLQKLFGEEKMKFSLVSQKISLHLTPPQPIHLEHKIKLSGNFPAGTTCYDFMVDVPSPLQKDLAAYLTSTESNKEIDACDELICNSILKIHEHRRRRAFFLGFSQSPAEFINALIASQSKDLKLVAGDASRNAEKEQRSGFYNQPWVEDAVIRYLNRKSTGSDAPGSS, from the exons atgaataataatagtagtaatccTGGAAGAAGTATTGGGGTTTCGCCCTCGTTTGTGAATTCTGTTGCAAAGGCACAATCTATGCACGTGAACCACCAAGCACCGCAGTTGCTATCACAGTCACAACCTCAAATACAAAGTGGGCATCCGGGCCACTTTCAGCTGTCTGAGCCGCAGGCTCAGGTCCTAGGACATGCTCAGTATGCACAGGCGGCTCATGCTCACTTTCAATCTCAGATACAATTGGCCAACCAATCCATTGCTCAGTTGCAAAATGTCAATTCTGGTAATGTTGGTGTACAATCACCTCCTGTAGTCACGCCTAGCATTGCTAGTGCTAAAAAGTCTAGCCATAAACCGCCCTCAAGGCCTTCAGGTGGTTCATCAAATGCCAACATGGCTTCACTGTTTAAGACCATGGAGTTGACTCCAGCGGCTCATAGGAAGAAAAGGAAGCTTCATGAGAAGGAGATACCTGAAAAAGTGGCATCTCTTTTGCCAGAGTCTGCACTTTATACCCAGCTGCTTGAATTCGAGGCTAGAGCGGACGCTGCTATGGCAAGAAAGAAGATGGATATTCAAGAGTCACTTAAAAACCCTCCCCGTGTTCGGAAAACACTTCGGGTATATGTATTTAACACTTTTGAAAATCAGATGCAAGGGGCTAACGAGAGGAAGAATGCTGAGCCTCCTTCTTGGTCATTAAAGATCATTGGGAGGATATTGGAAGATGGGAAGGACCCTGTGCTGACTGGAATGATCCAGAAATCATATCCAAAATTCTCAtcttatttcaagaaaattacaaTATACTTGGACCAGAGCCTGTATCCAGATAACCATGTGATTTTATGGGAGAGCACACGGTCACCTGTTCTTCATGAGGGCTTTGAGGttaagagaaaaggaaataagGAATTTACTGCAAGAATTAGGCTGGAAATGAATTATGTGCCTGAGAAATTCAAGCTTTCACCTGCTCTTTCAGAAGTCCTTGGAATTGAGATAGAGACTCGCCCCAGAATTTTGGCGGCAATTTGGCATTATGTGAAGTCTAGGAAGTTGCAGAACCCAAATGATCCCTCCTTCTTCACATGTGACCCCCTTCTTCAGAAACTATTTGGGGAAGAGAAGATGAAATTTTCTCTGGTTTCACAGAAGATAAGTCTGCATTTAACTCCTCCACAGCCTATTCATTTGGAACATAAGATCAAGCTCTCAGGGAATTTCCCAGCTGGAACTACTTGCTATGATTTCATGGTTGATGTTCCTTCACCATTACAAAAGGACCTTGCTGCGTACTTGACCAGCACAGAGAGCAACAAAGAAATTGATGCTTgtgatgaattaatatgtaACTCTATACTGAAGATACATGAGCATCGTCGGAGGCGGGCTTTCTTTCTTGGTTTCAGTCAGTCTCCAGCAGAGTTTATTAATGCTTTGATTGCTTCTCAGAGCAAAGATCTGAAGCTTGTCGCAGGAGATGCTAGCCGCAATGCTGAAAAAGAGCAGCGATCTGGTTTCTATAATCAGCCATG GGTTGAAGATGCTGTTATTCGATACCTAAATCGCAAGTCTACAGGAAGTGATGCTCCTGGAAGCTCTTGA
- the LOC118044706 gene encoding cytochrome P450 94B3 — protein MFIFLVIICNLGFYLLSFFFSVLQEFYASQTKPPTSHGPPSYPIIGCLISFYKNRRCLLDWYTTLLSVSPTQTIVVQRLGARRIIVTANPENVEYVLKTNFINFPKGKPFTEILGDLLGCGIFNADGELWSTQRKLASHEFSTKSLREFVVMTLQEEVENRLIPLLEEAVEAKSVFDLQDLLRRFSFDIVCRVSLGTDPSCLDLSRPIPPLVKAFDAASEISAMRGMAPVYAVWKAKKLFNLGAEKKLKEAIKLVHDSVSEIVKTKKRVLENDREGKLESDLLSRLLLAGHGEEVVRDMVISFIMAGRDTTSAAMTWLFWLLSKHRNSEEMIVKEVESLLDDGERAIDYEVLKGMNFLKASLCESMRLYPPVPWDSKHAIIDDVLPDGTSVRKGDRVTYFPYGMGRMEKLWGKDRFEFRPDRWFQEIGNEQTLKSVSPYTFPVFQAGPRVCLGKEMAMIQMKYVMASVLRRFEIKPVFDNEPVFAPLLTAHMVGGLKVMVKRRNGNGDI, from the coding sequence ATGTTCATCTTTCTCGTTATCATTTGCAATCTAGGGTTTtaccttctctctttcttcttctcagtCCTTCAAGAATTCTACGCCTCTCAAACAAAACCACCCACCTCTCATGGCCCTCCTTCTTATCCAATTATAGGCTGCCTAATCTCTTTCTACAAGAATCGCCGCTGCCTTTTAGACTGGTACACCACTCTTTTGTCGGTGTCACCAACACAAACCATTGTGGTGCAGCGGTTAGGTGCCCGCCGCATTATTGTCACGGCCAATCCGGAAAACGTTGAGTACGTCCTCAAGACCAACTTCATCAACTTCCCTAAAGGAAAACCCTTTACTGAAATCCTCGGGGACCTTCTAGGGTGCGGCATATTCAATGCTGATGGTGAATTATGGAGCACTCAACGTAAGTTGGCTAGCCATGAGTTCAGCACCAAGTCTTTGAGAGAATTCGTTGTTATGACACTACAAGAAGAGGTGGAAAATCGTCTGATACCGTTGTTAGAAGAGGCCGTGGAAGCTAAGAGTGTATTCGATTTGCAAGATTTGTTGAGGAGATTTTCATTTGATATTGTTTGTCGAGTTTCTCTAGGGACTGATCCTTCTTGCTTGGATCTTTCACGACCCATCCCGCCGCTTGTTAAAGCATTTGATGCTGCTTCAGAAATAAGCGCTATGCGTGGAATGGCGCCCGTTTATGCTGTGTGGAAGGCCAAGAAACTCTTCAATTTAGGGGCTGAGAAAAAACTGAAAGAAGCAATCAAGCTTGTTCATGATTCAGTCTCAGAAATTGTTAAGACCAAGAAGAGGGTTCTTGAAAATGATAGAGAGGGAAAATTGGAAAGTGATCTTCTGTCAAGATTATTACTAGCAGGGCACGGCGAGGAAGTTGTAAGAGATATGGTGATAAGCTTCATCATGGCAGGGAGGGACACGACATCAGCAGCAATGACTTGGCTATTTTGGTTGCTTTCAAAGCATCGAAACTCTGAGGAAATGATCGTGAAAGAAGTAGAATCATTGCTTGACGATGGTGAAAGGGCAATTGATTATGAAGTTTTAAAAGGCATGAATTTCTTGAAGGCAAGTTTATGTGAGTCCATGAGGCTGTACCCTCCAGTTCCATGGGACTCAAAGCATGCTATTATTGATGATGTCTTGCCGGACGGAACTTCTGTCAGAAAGGGAGATAGAGTGACCTATTTTCCCTACGGAATGGGCAGAATGGAAAAATTGTGGGGTAAGGACCGGTTTGAATTTAGACCAGACCGGTGGTTTCAAGAAATCGGTAATGAGCAGACATTGAAATCGGTGAGTCCATATACGTTTCCTGTCTTTCAAGCCGGTCCAAGGGTGTGCCTAGGCAAGGAGATGGCTATGATACAGATGAAATATGTGATGGCTTCCGTATTGAGGCGGTTCGAGATCAAACCGGTTTTTGATAACGAACCGGTTTTTGCTCCTCTATTGACAGCTCACATGGTTGGTGGGTTGAAGGTTATGGTCAAGAGAAGGAATGGAAATGgtgatatttaa
- the LOC118044705 gene encoding protein LOWER TEMPERATURE 1 encodes METSSSHPSDSSPKAAGASKFLANLPSRGFLSSTVSSSSSNPGGMRVYICEHDTSPPEGQQIKTNQTNILIRSLQLNKQKGDSSSKDVKGVAANEGSRKRAPEKALNSRASAKRGNNQIGSRQDESDSRTSDKDYYSLTVERLRALLKERGLSPKGRKDELVARLRGV; translated from the exons ATGGAGACCTCTTCTTCTCATCCATCCGATTCCAGTCCAAAGGCTGCCGGTGCTTCCAAGTTCCTCGCCAATCTTCCCTCCCGCGGCTTCTTGTCCTCCActgtctcctcctcctcctccaatcCG GGTGGGATGCGGGTTTATATTTGCGAGCATGACACTTCACCCCCAG AGGGCCAACAAATAAAGACCAACCAGACGAACATTCTGATAAGATCACTCCAGCTTAATAAACAGAAGGGTGATTCCAGTTCAAAGGATGTGAAGGGGGTAGCTGCAAATGAGGGTTCTAGAAAGAG GGCCCCAGAAAAAGCTTTGAATTCCAGGGCTTCAGCAAAGAGAGGCAATAATCAGATTGGTTCCCGACAAG ATGAATCTGATAGCCGGACATCAGATAAGGACTATTACAGTTTGACAGTGGAGAGGCTCCGGGCTCTCCTGAAAGAGCGAGGTCTTTCACCCAAAGGAAGGAAG GATGAGCTGGTTGCAAGGTTGAGAGGTGTGTAA
- the LOC118044704 gene encoding SNF1-related protein kinase regulatory subunit gamma-1, whose amino-acid sequence MASMQLMRRESAFVHEVTQDSPKSPEARLGMKVEDLWDVQEPQLTPTEKLNACFEGIPVSAFPPAPSSQVIEIKSDTSLAEAVRILADHKILSAPVVDVDAPEDASWIDRYIGVVEFAGIIVWILHQSEPPSPRSPTSESALEAAVNRVTNAASLGTLGPEDAAATSGNFFEALTSSEFYKNTKVRDIAGSFRWAPFLALQKSNSFLTMLLLLSSYKMKSIPVVDLGEAKIDNIITQSSVIHMLAECSGLQWFESWGTRKLSEIGLPLMAPDRIVKVYEEEPVLQAFKLMRKKKIGGIPIVDSSGRKVVGNISIRDVHFLLTAPEIYHDYRSITAKNFSTAVKGYLETHHEISPFARGMVICTKNYSIKELIMKLDSEKIHRVYVVDDAGNLEGVITLRDILSRLVHEPRGYFGDFFDGVLPLPSNSRV is encoded by the exons ATGGCAAGCATGCAGCTTATGAGAAGAGAAAGTGCTTTTGTTCATGAGGTTACGCAAGACAGTCCAAAAAGTCCAGAAGCAAGGCTGGGAATGAAAGTAGAGGATCTATGGGATGTTCAAGAACCACAGTTAACTCCAACTGAGAAACTTAACGCTTGCTTTGAGGGTATCCCTGTCTCTGCCTTCCCTCCCGCTCCTTCTTCTCAAG TGATCGAGATAAAATCAGACACCAGTCTAGCAGAGGCTGTTCGTATACTTGCAGACCACAAGATTCTTAGTGCTCCTGTGGTGGATGTTGATGCTCCTGAGGATGCTAGTTGGATTGACAGATATATTGGGGTTGTTGAGTTTGCTGGGATTATAGTGTGGATTTTACATCAG tcggAACCTCCATCACCCAGAAGTCCAACCTCGGAATCAGCTCTTGAAGCGGCTGTTAATAGAGTGACCAATGCTGCTAGTCTCGGGACCTTAGGTCCTGAAGATGCTGCAGCAACTTctggaaatttttttgaagctCTGACTTCTTCCGAATTCTACAAGAACACAAAG GTTCGAGACATTGCAGGGTCATTCCGTTGGGCACCGTTTCTCGCTTTACAGAAATCAAACTCCTTTCTGACCATGCTTCTGTTGCTTTCGAGCTACAAGATGAAGAGCATTCCAGTAGTTGATCTGGGTGAGGCGAAGATTGACAACATCATCACCCAGTCTTCTGTTATTCACATGTTAGCGGAATGTTCTGGGCTTCAATGGTTTGAAAGTTGGGGAACAAGGAAACTTTCTGAAATTGGTCTTCCCTTGATGGCCCCTGATCGTATAGTCAAG GTGTACGAGGAAGAACCAGTGCTCCAGGCATTTAAGctgatgaggaaaaaaaaaattggcggAATACCTATTGTTGATAGTAGCGGTAGAAAGGTAGTAGGCAACATAAGTATAAGAGATGTCCATTTCCTTTTAACTGCACCAGAGATCTACCACGATTATAG ATCCATCACGGCAAAGAACTTCTCGACTGCAGTTAAAGGCTACTTGGAGACGCATCACGAAATCTCACCTTTTGCGCGTGGCATGGTGATATGCACAAAAAACTACTCCATTAAAGAATTGATCATGAAGCTTGATTCTGAGAAAATCCACCGGGTATATGTCGTGGATGATGCTGGGAATCTGGAAGGGGTGATCACACTGAGGGATATACTATCAAGGCTTGTACACGAGCCCCGTGGCTACTTTGGTGATTTCTTCGACGGAGTGCTGCCATTGCCTTCGAACAGTAGAGTTTAA
- the LOC118044703 gene encoding exocyst complex component EXO70B1, with product MATTTTTSSLTSGGGGGGGGGADDRVMATAQQIVNSLNTTKNVREDMLLILSSFDNRLSNISDFIKTDSDSQSSILDAAEKIILRSDSGISSNAGASSWDDSAGESRYYLAAIDEILDLLDKLSVGPDSEVVDRAETLVQVAMSRLEEEFGHILIRNTVPLDAESLYGSIRRVSFSFAANEGEIYEEFENFGEVETGSVCFHERGASLGDDLCVDLINSEAVMDLKGIADRMMRSGYGKECVQVYSSVRRDALDECLVILGVEKLSIEEVQKIEWKPLDEKMKKWVRAVKIGVKVLLRGEKRLCDVIFSGSDSAREVCFNETAKGCLMQLLNFAEAVAIGRRSPEKLFRILDMYDALSGVFPDLEAMVTDEFVYSEAKGVLAGLGMAAKGTFVEFENAVKSETSRKPMLGGVIHPLTRYVMNYVKLLVDYSDTLNSLLENDDDDELNGLQNDDGERFQLESLIPIARRLLALLSTLESNLEEKSTLYEDGAMQYIFLMNNILYMVQKVKDSELIKILGDQWVRKHRGQIRQYATAYLRAAWTKALLCLKDEGIGGSSNNASKVALKERFKNFNACFEEIYRIQTGWKVLDPQLREELRISISQKVLPAYRSFMGRFGNQLEGGRHAGKYIKYTPDDLENYLIDLFEGTPLVLHHLRRKSS from the coding sequence ATGGCCACAACCACCACGACAAGCAGTCTAACCAgcggagggggagggggaggaggCGGTGGAGCAGACGACCGTGTCATGGCAACAGCGCAGCAGATCGTGAACAGCTTAAACACTACAAAAAATGTACGCGAAGACATGTTATTAATCCTTTCGAGTTTTGATAACCGTTTATCGAACATATCCGACTTCATCAAAACCGATTCGGATTCTCAGTCCTCCATTCTTGACGCCGCCGAGAAGATCATTCTCCGGTCAGACTCCGGCATCTCCTCCAACGCCGGAGCTTCTTCCTGGGACGACTCGGCGGGGGAATCTAGATATTATTTAGCAGCTATTGATGAGATTCTTGATTTGTTAGATAAATTATCGGTCGGGCCTGATTCGGAGGTTGTGGACCGGGCGGAGACTCTGGTTCAAGTGGCTATGTCGAGATTGGAAGAGGAGTTTGGGCATATTCTGATAAGGAATACTGTTCCGCTTGACGCGGAGAGTTTGTATGGATCTATTAGGAGGGTTTCGTTTTCATTTGCAGCGAATGAAGGGGAAATTTACGAGGAGTTTGAGAATTTTGGAGAAGTGGAGACTGGGAGTGTGTGTTTTCACGAGAGAGGAGCGAGTTTAGGAGATGATTTGTGTGTTGATTTGATTAATAGCGAGGCGGTTATGGATTTGAAAGGGATTGCTGATAGAATGATGCGATCAGGGTATGGGAAAGAGTGTGTACAGGTTTATAGTAGTGTGAGAAGGGATGCTTTGGACGAGTGTTTGGTTATTTTGGGTGTTGAGAAGTTGAGTATTGAGGAAGTGCAGAAGATAGAGTGGAAGCCTTTGGatgagaagatgaagaagtgGGTTCGGGCTGTTAAGATTGGTGTTAAGGTCCTTTTGAGAGGAGAGAAAAGGCTTTGTGATGTGATTTTTAGTGGGTCGGATTCGGCCAGGGAGGTTTGCTTTAATGAGACTGCAAAAGGGTGTTTGATGCAGTTGTTGAATTTTGCAGAGGCAGTGGCTATTGGAAGGAGGTCACCGGAGAAGCTGTTTAGGATTTTGGATATGTATGATGCATTGTCTGGTGTTTTCCCAGATTTGGAAGCTATGGTTACGGATGAGTTTGTGTACAGTGAGGCGAAAGGAGTGTTGGCTGGGTTGGGAATGGCGGCTAAAGGAACTTTTGTGGAGTTTGAGAATGCTGTGAAAAGTGAGACTTCTAGGAAGCCTATGTTAGGTGGAGTGATTCATCCACTTACACGGTATGTGATGAATTATGTGAAACTGCTTGTGGATTATAGTGATACGCTGAATTCACTTTTGGAgaacgatgatgatgatgagttaaATGGATTGCAAAATGATGATGGTGAGAGATTTCAGTTAGAGAGCTTGATTCCTATAGCAAGGAGATTGTTGGCCTTGTTATCGACTTTGGAGTCTAATCTCGAGGAGAAATCAACACTGTATGAGGATGGTGCTATGCAGTATATATTTCTTATGAATAATATTCTGTACATGGTGCAAAAAGTTAAGGATTCAGAACTTATTAAGATTTTGGGAGATCAATGGGTCCGCAAACACCGTGGCCAAATACGCCAATATGCCACAGCGTATCTGAGGGCTGCTTGGACGAAGGCTTTGTTATGCTTGAAGGATGAAGGGATTGGTGGGAGTTCTAATAATGCCTCCAAAGTGGCTTTGAAGGAAAGGTTCAAGAATTTCAATGCGTGCTTTGAGGAAATATATAGGATTCAGACTGGTTGGAAGGTCCTAGATCCTCAGCTTCGTGAAGAGCTTCGAATATCCATATCTCAAAAGGTATTACCAGCTTATCGCTCATTTATGGGGAGGTTTGGTAATCAGCTAGAGGGTGGAAGACATGCTGGGAAATACATAAAGTACACACCCGATGATTTGGagaattatttaattgatttgtttgaaGGGACCCCCCTTGTTCTTCACCATCTTAGAAGAAAGAGTTCATAG